The following nucleotide sequence is from Anolis sagrei isolate rAnoSag1 chromosome 11, rAnoSag1.mat, whole genome shotgun sequence.
TACAACGGATGTACATGGATATTATTGAATTAtattgaattatattattattttgatattgaattatattattaatatataattattattaatttataattcAGTATAATTCATTTGGTCATGTGTTGCAATGGATTATTgactattatgtatttatatttaattattaattatattattattttgcaaattcAAACACACCGACCGTGTCTTGCAATGGACGTACTcaatgaatattatttatttatatgttattatgtatgaatattattttataatttagtACATCTGTTGTGTGTTGCAACGGATGTACTGCCGGTGAAAGTGTTCCGTTTGGGTGCTTGACAATTGTCGTGAATGatttttcaatgactttgaagcagaggttctttttattgcaatttccagtgtgagaaggtatatgagattacagaaaacatttagacaaagaattgacattggacatacagattctatgcaactacattggatttacaattacattggttaacaaacaaacaaaggggaattacattttcactcaacattcacacacatgtgcacgcagtcatccacatgcatccaaatattaccatatcattttctccctccttggagaagcacctgttaggccagaccctgctttcctgcagcctgccaatgtatAGTTCCATAACTCCAAAACTTCAAGacgccgaaatgccaaaacttatttccctaagaacaatgccaaggaccagatctctgttttccatatagCAGAACCTgattccctgcacaaaatctaagactccaaaagtacACTTCTTcatcttcccttgagaaagaaaccccaaagtgtccagaatcatgctttcccatagcatatctgacactctctgactacaccatctctctccttcccatggagcagagcatggcgggtggaacagactcctcagtctgccaccatttgagcattattagactgagtcttttataggaatattctgttgatgtagtcctaAAGGCGTcatccatcctggctccatttcagtttcctggccagatattaaccttcttgattggtgttgatcttatgttgacttccttcttaacataaggaatgttgcaaacatttctgttgtcactgtcccagttcttatcagggtttctcattagcaggttttgatcacagttccagcaaacaggtagttagtcattgcaggccttaatattatactggtgtttccaaaattattaactccattcatacatccttccattcactcccacacatcatattaaattcacatttgtcaaatctgcacattgaatttcttgtgacacaaTCATAACTAGCGCTTACTTTGGCTTATATGACGAGCATCCTGAAAGAAACCATGTTAGGACTTGTTAGGTCTCCTTCTGAGGGAAATAGGGTCAAATAGGGATTCCAGAATCAGGCTGACTTCCTGCCTTGGGTTTGAGAGGTCTGTGCTACTGAGGGCATTATCACTCTGGAACATAATCTGCTTAAATCTGTACACATTCCATATATATTTTTAGGACTGGATGCCTACTGTATAGCATTAGGAAATAATCCATTTCTGGAactgtttgagaatgattccGAATGGGTCCCATCACACAATGCTTGCCCATCCTGTCAGTATTCGTCGGAATCTGTCTGTAAAGTGTTGCAGGAAATAATCCGTTTCTGAGACTGAGAATGATTCCGAACAGGTCCCATCACACAATGCTTGCCCATCCTGTCAGTATTCGTCCGAATCTGTCTGCAAAGTGTTGCAGGAAATAATCCGTTTCTGAGACTGAGAATGATTCCGAACGGATCCCATCACACGATGCTTGCCCCATCCTGTCAGTATTTGTCCGAATCTGTCTGCAAAGTGTTGCAGGAGCGGATTCTTTGCAAACAGaatcataatcttgttttttgaaATACTACTAATTCTTCTGTTGCTGAAGCAATACTTTGGTGTGATAGGAAAATGTATGCATCCTATCAGAGACGATACTTTTTAAAAGGCCGTAGAGTGATGtttggggtgttttgaatggattgggtgGAGCTGGCCTTCCATGGTGGGATGAATCAAAGCGCagcattttcaaatcataagaattGTAATAATAATCCAGTGTGATGAGGAGAGGATACATACCGTCTCAACAGAGTAGgcatccagtcctaaaaaaatatgggatgcatgcTGACATAaatggattatatcccaatgtaaGAAGGACTCCGAATTCCAGATTCCGACAGAGTACTGATGGAATGGGGatcaagggattgcctaagtaagtaaggggaAAACATTGTGTGATGGGACTTGTTTAAAATCtttctcaaacagtctcagaaacagctcttcaGCAACAGAAGAATCCATTGTATTTCAAAAAAACACAGTTGAAAGTCTGTCTGCACATAATTTGTTTCTGTGACGCTTTGTAGACTGATTCCAACAGAATATTGACCGGATGAGATAAGTGTTGTACGATGGGACCTGTTTGAAACCATCTTGAGAGAGGTATTTCCTAATGTAATTAGGTCCTGTGCATGTCTCCCCCACAGGTGGCCGGCCTGGGGAACTACAGCCTGCGCGGCACCCGCCACAGCGTGGGGATGGCGGTGCTGGGGCACCTGGCCCACCGGCTGGGCGTGGCCAACCAGTGGGAGACCAACCCACAATGCCATGCGGACCTGGCCTTTGCCCGGTTAGGAGACGTGGAGCTGGTGCTGATGAGGCCCCGCCGGTTCATGAACGTCAACGGACTCTCTGTCATCGCTGCAGGTAAGAGGGACCCCTCAGCATCCTCAGACTTGAGGCTACATTTGGAGCCATGGCCaagcactttatttattattttatttacagtatttatattccgctcttcttacccaactggggactcagggtggattacagtgcacacatagagtgtttcctcacttatcatgggtttCAGGActacccgcaaaaagtgaaaatttgCAAAGTAGGgactctatatttattttaatatttatacattattttagtagttatacactatttcaagtctttataaaccctccaCACACACCTATACACTACATAACCCTCCTTGAACGTGTTGTTCACGTAATCCTCGGCTCCAGCTTTATCCGCAGAGGCAGCCTCTCCATACAGACAAACACTTATATCCATGGCGCTTCTGGAATATATCAAACCAGCCCTTGGCAGCAGTGAATTTGCCTGATTTGGTGGGAGAACCAGTCGATGGACGAGATTGTTGTTTTTACCGAGTTTAccgcaaaaacccgcaaaacagtgaaaataacgcgataaatattttacattaatatttattgaaaaacagtgagtctgcaaaaagtgaactgcaaagtagcaagggactactgtacatggcaaacattcagtgccatagacacacaacatatatagacaaacacagagacaATTTAAGCTTCATGGGGGAATGTTCAAATTcaggccactgggggagctgtcacttcacggTCCACTTGTggcaccgagtccttgatggagtacttcctcattctttcgccCGCtgatggagatttttatggtgttgtaaattagttaaattagcctccctgcataagcggtacctaaatttcctacttgacaaatgcaactgtctttcgggctgcaaaggtcgacagcaaggtagacaaatggttgggagcttactccaacccgggctggctttgacctcagtggtgatttaatgcaactgactctTCACCAACTATACCACAACCCAGTCTCAATACcaggatgtgttgtcaaaggtatTGAGCAGAGATCAAAGGGCTAGAACATGtataggccaactttggccctcccccgTCTTGCGATGCTTCCTAACCTTCTGGATCTTcttcttgtttccaagtggaactctacaacctgggggttgagaatgTCTACCTGGTTCACGACGACCTGGACAAGCCCCTGGGGAAAGTCGCCCTGAAGCTGGGAGGCAGCGCCAGGTACCGGGTGTCTTCTAAATCGGTTTGTGGAAAGGAggggctgggagttgaagtccaaaacacctggagggcccaagtttgtccatatcTGTTATAGAGTGTGTCCAGTATCATAGGCAATAGCTAGtcatattatgatgatgatgattattattattattagtagtagtagtaatagtaatattacctttatatcctgcctttccccccctggggactcaaagtggctaagaaTCCCACACTAAGTTACTGAAGAAAATGGGAGTAGAAAATGGTGGCATCCAGAAAACTGAAACTGTCAACAAGTCAGAAGCAAGCACTggcattccttcttccttcctttggcatCTCCTCCCCTCCCTGTCTGTGCCACACaatctgccttccttctttttttcctgccttccttctgttGCCTGCCTTCCAGCCTCCATTTTCATTCCCTTCCTCCTGCCTTATtcttttcctgcctttcctcctttcctgccttcctccatccctcattccttcctgcctttcctttcttcctgcctccattactccttgccttcctttccttcctccatctctccctcctgtcttttcttcctgcctcccttccttccttcgtccttgccttccttccttcaaccctccttccttcctaccttttctcctttccttccttcctccatccctccttccttccttcttcccttcctgcctTTTCTGCCTTCCTTgctccttgccttcctttccttccttcctccatccctccctccttcctttcttccttccttcttcctttcctgccttccttcctccttgcctttctttccttccttcctccctccctcccttcctccctccctccctccctcatgccttcctgccttttctcctttccttccttcctccttgccttccttcctccatccctccctcctgcctacctttctctccctcttgccttcctacctttccttccttcttccagcctttcctttccttcctccctttccttccttcctccctctgaccctccttccttcttgccttcctccctttccttccttccttcccttcccttcccttcttctttcctgggATATTGACCAgtgttttgtttctctctctttcaaggGGTCACAACGGGGTCCGTTCCTGCATCAGTTCCCTGCACTCCGATGTAAGTCCACACTCTTTTCTGGTTCCTGTCCAGGGGTGGGATTGCGGCACATTCACAGCCGTGTCTGTTCAAGGCTCAGCTTGACGCTGATCAAGAGCCTTTGTGTCCCGTGCCATGTTTCCCATCTTGTTCAAGGAGGCAGTTCCTTAAAGTGGAAACAGAAGGGTTGGCCACAGGCCCCAAACACGCCTGAGTGTCTCCAGGATTACATACAGCTGGAATGTTGTTCCTTTCCATTGGTAGGGCAGAACGGAGGGAACAACACCCTCTGCTCTTGTTTAACCCCATTCTCTAGACCACAAAATGAAACATAGCCATCCCACACACAAGAGAATAATATGAATTTTAATGAAGGTGATCCCATTATTTTGACTAGTTTGGGTTATTCAGTCTCTAATCAAACAGAActtggaagaaaggaggaggagaggaagatcaGAGTGAATGGAAGGCTCTCAACGTGACTTCATACATTGTGTAGAATTTGTCAGATGATTTGAAAAGActttattgatgtttaattattaGTTACTTCTAGGATTTGTTCTCTTCCTTTGGCCACAAAACTCTTGTTGTTGGTGACAGATGGAACAAACCTCCATAAAAGTAATGCAGTTCCGTTATCCAAACATACAAGAAACAATAGGGTTCAGATCCGAATGAAAGGGTCGTGAAGAAGTAAGGGAGGTCAGACTGCTGCCATTAATGGTGGCTCTGGACGGTTGTTTTATTCAGGtagagagaaaaaaaccccattCATTCCTTCTTCTAGAAACCCCAGAAGTGACAATTCACCTTTGAAACGGGTTACGGGACTCCTTTTGCATTGTTTAGCTTgaaaactgttaggaattgtgggagttgaagtccaaaacacctggagggagggaagaagttgGGCCAGGCCTGGGCAACTCTATGATAAATCAGAGTCAACTAAAACAACAACGGGGAAAAACACCTTGATCTATTTTCTTGCTTCTCCAATCTTTACAGGCCACAAATCCAAACTTATGGTATATGTGATTGTCTAGAAAATATGTTTTGCTTTTCACGTGTATGTACAGCATTGAATCTTGCCTCtaaagtgttccctcacttattgtgggggacctcccgcgataagtgaaaatccacaaagtagggacactaatatacattttaatatatgtttctACATTTTTTAATATCAGAAATGTCTTGTCTGACTTACCAGGCAAAGGCTGTTGTGGTGGTGGGCGCCCTCCCTTCAGCCATACTGCTTGCAGGGGGCTTCTTATTCCCAGAGAAGTTTCCCGCCGCTTGGCCGGCTGGCCAACCAGCAGcagcacatccccccccccccccggtcggATTGGCCATGGCAGCCCTGCAAAGGCTGCCGGGGTGAGGTGGGGAAACTGACCCTGGCCAATCCAGCTATTGACCGGGCCTGCGGTTGATTGGACTTTGCAGGGCTGCTCTGGGCCTCCGCAGGGCTCCGTGGCCTCCGCAGGGCTGCCATAGCAAGATGGAGAAGCCGGCCCCGGCTGCCACGGAGTCCTGTGGAGGCCCAGGACAGCCCTGCAAAGGCTGCTGGGGCAAGGTGGAGAAGCCGGCTCTAGCCAATCCAGGGGCAGGGCAGGGCGTGCCACTGGTCGGCCAGTCAGCCAAGGGGCAAGAAACTTCCCACCACGCAGGGAGTTTCTGGGAAGAAGCCCCCTGCAAGCAGTGGTTCACTTTCCGCGGCCTGGCTGTTTAATGGATAGGGTtgagaattaatatttttaatatattttatacattttgttattttaaaaccacaaaatgtataaaaatatattaaaaatattaattctcaACCCTAACCACGAAACAGTGAGTCTGCGGAAAGCGAACCGCGAaacagcaagggaacactgtattatgcTGGAaaccctcaggggtgagaaaagtggtaatgtaatggttttcccctgacattatgtctagtcctgtccaactctgggggttggtactcatctctatttctaagccaaagagctggcattgtccgtagacacctccaagttcatgtggccactggcatgactacatggagcgctgtgaATGCCAAGAATAGTGATAGCAGGAAGAACAAACACACACGGCCTTTCGTCTCTCTTCTTCCAGCGCATGGTCCGCCTCAGAGTGGGCATCGGCCGGCCTGCGGGGGAAATCTCCGTCGACCATTACGTCCTCAGCCAGTTCTCCATCACCGAGCAAAGCCTTCTGCCACTTGTCTACGAGAAGGCGGTCGATACACTCCTCGGCCACATCCGGCGGACTCACCAGAGCCAAGCAGACTCGACCTCTGCCAAGAAAGCGGCCAAAGCCCCCCTCAAGACAGAGGAGACGTAACCATAACCAGCGCTTTGTGCCTTGTGACCAGAAGAAAGCAGTCCTCTGGGGTTTTTGCTTGTCGTTTTTTAGGGACGGAGTGGGTGGTGGTTTGCGTGTTGTGAACATGCCTGAGATTGCTAGGGATAATACAGTTGGGGACCGGATCTGGAACTGGCAGTGtctgggaagggaggggaaaatagATAACTTgtttgtctcccatccaagctgTCCCTGCTTTGCTCCCAAGACCAGgcaggatctggtacctttagggtaCTTCCATCAGAGGCTCACAGGTGACCTTACCTGTTACTCCTCCTTTCAAGCGATAAGGCATCTCCTTGGCTTACCAGAAAGTCCAGGTCTGTGATTGCCACTCTCTTGAGCCACATCTGAATGTTGTTTACTCACGCTGCCCCTTTTAAGGACACATCCTAGGCTGAAAGAAGGGCCCCAACAGAGCCCTTGCTTTGTCTGCAAGAAGTTCCAGGTGAGGCTGGGAAAGGCCCTTATCTCAGAGCCGTGGGTTCAAATAACAGggagggagactccacctgaacactGGCCATAAAAAGATCTGTTCaatggtggaactctctgcctcagggtccagcaaaggcttttaaacagagactgcatggctatct
It contains:
- the PTRH1 gene encoding peptidyl-tRNA hydrolase; protein product: MLPSRSFGRFLKRAASHRGGEKRVLVAGLGNYSLRGTRHSVGMAVLGHLAHRLGVANQWETNPQCHADLAFARLGDVELVLMRPRRFMNVNGLSVIAAVELYNLGVENVYLVHDDLDKPLGKVALKLGGSARGHNGVRSCISSLHSDRMVRLRVGIGRPAGEISVDHYVLSQFSITEQSLLPLVYEKAVDTLLGHIRRTHQSQADSTSAKKAAKAPLKTEET